In the genome of Quercus robur chromosome 3, dhQueRobu3.1, whole genome shotgun sequence, one region contains:
- the LOC126719158 gene encoding pectinesterase-like, translated as MAIHIVRLPLFLTLLIISCVNVQSYKPNVTVAIDGSGNFNTINEAISKIPIGRNSPYVILIKQGTYNEAVYIAQNMSNLVLIGEGMEKTIVQFNKTAKQGYGTSGSATVDISANDVFVKGIRFVNNAGPDGGQAVALRVAGDRIAIYQCSIQGYQDTLLTAYGIHFFRECEVYGTVDFIFGNSRVVLQNCDIYVRKRTEGTVNMITAQGRGQVEDTGIVLHNCSIKADKDLQPYPQIKTFLGRPWYSYSQTIVMECFLDKLVDPEGWLPNNDKKSLSTLHHVEYANWGPGANTTGRVKWPGYHIAKNSEEIKHFTVENFINGTQWLPSVGVPFVGGFIN; from the exons ATGGCAATACATATTGTTCGTCTACCTCTCTTTTTAACTCTATTGATCATTTCATGTGTCAATGTTCAATCTTACAAGCCCAATGTCACAGTTGCCATTGATGGCAGTGGCAACTTCAACACCATTAACGAAGCCATATCAAAGATTCCAATAGGCCGTAACAGTCCATATGTTATTTTAATCAAACAAGGGACATATAATGAAGCGGTTTACATAGCTCAAAACATGTCTAACTTAGTTTTAATTGGAGAAGGCATGGAAAAGACTATTGTTCAATTTAACAAAACTGCAAAACAAGGTTATGGAACTTCAGGATCAGCTACAGTAG atattaGCGCCAATGATGTGTTTGTTAAAGGTATTAGATTTGTGAACAATGCTGGACCTGATGGTGGCCAAGCTGTGGCTTTGAGAGTAGCCGGTGACCGAATTGCAATTTACCAATGCTCCATACAAGGATACCAAGATACGTTACTGACAGCATATGGTATTCATTTCTTCCGAGAATGTGAAGTTTATGGCACAGTAGATTTCATATTTGGGAATTCACGAGTTGTCTTACAGAATTGTGACATTTACGTGAGGAAGCGTACGGAAGGCACTGTGAATATGATCACAGCTCAAGGTCGAGGACAAGTGGAAGATACAGGAATAGTATTACACAATTGTTCCATTAAGGCTGACAAAGATCTTCAACCTTACCCACAAATCAAAACATTTCTAGGCAGGCCGTGGTATAGTTATTCACAAACCATTGTCATGGAATGTTTTCTAGACAAATTGGTTGACCCTGAAGGATGGCTTCCGAACAATGACAAGAAAAGCTTATCCACTTTGCATCACGTGGAGTATGCTAATTGGGGCCCAGGAGCCAATACAACAGGAAGAGTTAAATGGCCCGGGTATCATATTGCCAAAAATTCTGAAGAGATTAAACATTTTActgttgaaaattttattaatggtACCCAATGGCTGCCAAGTGTGGGAGTTCCTTTTGTTGGTggttttataaattaa
- the LOC126719159 gene encoding pectinesterase inhibitor-like has product MNPISSLVFVLLLTVFPTQIFCQNLIAQACGYTSYKPLCLSTLQSDPEATSAKDLLTIAKVALKHAGTKAQAVNAEVKKQQGSATDEGLKQALSDCAENYGDAIDQIQSSTTALGSKKYNDVNTWVSAAMNDADSCNQSFEDQSVKSPITSSSTTFSQLCSNVLAITNHL; this is encoded by the coding sequence ATGAATCCCATTTCAAGCCTCGTCTTTGTGCTTCTTTTGACTGTCTTTCCAACCCAAATTTTTTGCCAGAACTTGATTGCGCAAGCTTGTGGTTACACTTCGTACAAGCCACTGTGCCTAAGCACTCTTCAATCAGACCCTGAGGCCACATCGGCAAAAGATCTCCTGACTATAGCCAAAGTTGCACTAAAACATGCAGGGACTAAAGCTCAAGCAGTAAATGCGGAAGTCAAAAAACAGCAAGGTTCAGCAACGGATGAGGGCTTGAAGCAAGCCTTATCTGATTGTGCTGAGAACTATGGAGATGCAATTGATCAAATTCAGTCCTCGACCACTGCCTTGGGATCTAAGAAATATAATGATGTTAATACATGGGTCTCAGCTGCCATGAACGATGCAGACTCGTGTAACCAAAGTTTCGAAGATCAATCCGTCAAGTCTCCAATAACTTCTTCAAGTACCACATTTAGTCAGCTATGCAGCAATGTGTTAGCCATTACCAATCACCTCTAA
- the LOC126719160 gene encoding uncharacterized protein LOC126719160: MDEVNSTESSQEVSNAESPLWQYVTKVEKPAGASVKSGGNTYFKCNYCDIVFMGSYSRVKAHLLQISGKGIRACRNVSKSHRLEMQRMHDQVEANKLEQEQRSQIPLPPPPPPPGRGIPISPFRKQEGSDSSHSTNPVDAKRRKVTMNTTLEKAFQNNARHDLDSRIVRMFYTGGLPFNFARNPHYRSSYAFAATHSIPGYLPPGYNALRTTLLQKERAHVERLLKPIKDSWLENGVSIVSDGWSDPQRRPLINVMAVSDGGPVFIKAIDGSGEFKDKHYIAGVLKDAIKEIGHEKVVQVITDNANVMKAAGALIEGEYPKIFWTPCVVHTLNLALKNICAAKNTEKNEVTYEECSWITRVADDASFIRVFIMNHSMRLAMFNEFCPLKLLQVADTRFASVVVTLKRLKLIKRCLQAMAISDQWASYREDDVGKAQKVKDMILSDLWWDNIDYILEFTAPIYDMLRIADTDKPCLHLVYEMWDSMIEKVKAVIYRHEGLEDDQYSSFWVVVYDILIDRWTKNSTPLHCLAHSLNPKYYSIEWISENPKRIPPHRDHEISMERSKCLERYFEDENDLTVVKYEFAKFSGGRFPSPSALTDRWTLLPLVWWQYHGSAFPTLQTLALKLLGQPCSSSCAERNWSTYKFIHSLKRNKMAPARAEDLVYVHSNLRLLSRRNEEYIHTATKMWDIAGDSWNESDMHGGAGILENAALTLDEPELEAIVIGNVNTSATTSESEVRSEAIDLEDDDICV; this comes from the exons ATGGACGAAGTTAATAGCACAGAAAGTTCACAAGAAGTGTCAAATGCTGAATCTCCTCTTTGGCAGTATGTTACTAAAGTAGAAAAACCGGCTGGTGCATCTGTTAAATCTGGTGGAAACACATATTTTAAGTGCAACTATTGTGATATAGTTTTTATGGGATCCTATTCTAGGGTTAAGGctcatttattacaaatttcCGGCAAAGGTATTAGAGCATGCCGTAATGTGTCAAAGAGCCATAGGTTGGAAATGCAGCGAATGCATGATCAAGTTGAGGCTAATAAGTTAGAGCAAGAACAGAGAAGTCAAATTCCCTTACCCCCACCTCCACCTCCCCCAGGCCGTGGGATACCTATTTCCCCATTTCGGAAACAAGAAGGGAGTGATAGTAGTCATAGTACAAATCCGGTTGATGCTAAGAGGAGGAAGGTGACTATGAATACTACTTTGGAGAAAGCATTTCAGAATAATGCTAGACATGATTTAGATAGTAGAATTGTTAGGATGTTTTACACCGGTGGGCTTCCGTTTAACTTTGCAAGGAACCCACATTATCGTAGTTCCTATGCATTTGCTGCTACTCATAGCATTCCGGGTTATCTTCCTCCTGGATATAATGCTTTGAGAACAACACTTTTGCAAAAGGAAAGAGCCCATGTTGAAAGACTCTTGAAACCAATTAAGGACTCTTGGCTTGAAAATGGTGTAAGTATAGTTTCTGATGGATGGTCAGATCCACAAAGGAGGCCTCTTATTAATGTTATGGCTGTATCAGATGGGGGTCCAGTATTTATAAAGGCAATTGATGGGTCAGGTGAGTTCAAAGATAAGCATTACATTGCTGGGGTGTTGAAGGATGCTATAAAAGAGATTGGGCATGAAAAAGTTGTCCAAGTCATCACTGataatgcaaatgtgatgaAGGCTGCTGGAGCTCTTATTGAGGGTGAgtatcctaaaatattttggacaccTTGTGTTGTCCACACTCTCAATCTAgctttgaagaatatttgtgCAGCAAAAAATACTGAAAAGAATGAAGTTACATATGAGGAATGTAGTTGGATTACACGTGTTGCTGATGATGCATCCTTCATACGTGTTTTTATCATGAACCATTCTATGAGGTTGGcaatgtttaatgaattttgtcCATTAAAATTGCTCCAAGTTGCTGATACTAGGTTTGCTTCGGTGGTTGTAACATTGAAAAGgttgaagttgataaaaagatgccttcAAGCCATGGCTATTAGTGACCAATGGGCTTCTTATAGGGAGGATGACGTTGGAAAAGCTCAAAAGGTGAAAGATATGATTCTAAGTGATCTTTGGTGGGATAATATTGATTATATCCTTGAATTCACGGCACCCATTTATGATATGCTACGAATAGCCGACACAGATAAGCCTTGTCTTCATCTTGTGTATgagatgtgggattccatgatAGAGAAGGTGAAAGCAGTGATATATCGGCATGAAGGCTTGGAAGATGATCAATATAGCTCATTTTGGGTTGTGGTGTATGATATACTCATTGATCGGTGGACTAAAAATTCTACACCACTACATTGCTTGGCTCATTCCTTAAATCCTAA GTATTATTCCATTGAATGGATTTCGGAGAATCCAAAACGCATCCCTCCACATCGGGATCATGAAATTTCTATGGAAAGAAGCAAGTGTTTGGAGCGATACTTTGAAGATGAGAATGACTTAACGGTGGTGAAGTATGAGTTTGCTAAATTTTCAGGAGGGAGGTTTCCTTCACCAAGTGCCTTGACGGATAGGTGGACCTTACTACCGTTGGTTTGGTGGCAATACCATGGCTCCGCATTTCCAACTCTTCAAACCCTTGCCCTTAAACTTCTTGGACAACCTTGCTCATCCTCATGTGCTGAGAGAAATTGGAGCACgtacaaattcattcattccttaaaaagaaacaaaatggctcCTGCACGCGCTGAGGATTTGGTATATGTGCATTCTAATCTTCGACTCTTGTCAAGGCGCAATGAAGAGTACATACATACCGCAACAAAGATGTGGGATATTGCGGGAGACTCTTGGAATGAGAGCGACATGCATGGAGGAGCTGGAATTCTTGAGAATGCAGCTCTTACACTTGATGAGCCAGAGTTGGAGGCTATAGTTATTGGGAATGTTAACACTAGTGCTACTACTAGTGAAAGTGAAGTTCGAAGTGAAGCTATTGATCTTGAGGATGAtgatatttgtgtttga